A single region of the Penaeus vannamei isolate JL-2024 chromosome 23, ASM4276789v1, whole genome shotgun sequence genome encodes:
- the LOC113803768 gene encoding uncharacterized protein encodes MKHRVSSQPFLGGQQSALPQGSAVSPSSGVSSQPFLRGQQSALPQGSAVSPSSGVSSQPFLRGQQSALPRGSAVSPSSGVSPSSGVSSQPFLRGQQSALPQGSAVSPSSGVSSQPFLRGQQSVLPQGSSVSPSSGVSSQPFLRGQQSALPQGSSVSPSSGVSSQPFLRGQQSALPQGSAVSPSSGVISQPFLRGHQSALPQGSAVSPHSGVSSQPFLGGHQSALPQGSAVSPSSGVISQPFLRGHQSALPQGSAVSPHSGVSIQPFLGGHQSALPQRSSVSPSSGVSSQPFLRGQQSALPQGSAVSPSSGVISQPFLRGQQSALPQGSSVSPSSGVISQPFLRGHQSALPQGSAVSPSSGVSSQPFLRGHQSALPQGSAVSPSLGVISQPFLRGHQSALPQGSSVSPSSGVSSQPVLRGQQSVLPRGSAVRPSSGVSIQPFLGGQQSALPQGSAVSPSLGVSSQPFIGGQ; translated from the exons ATGAAGCACA GGGTCAGCAGTCAGCCCTTCCTCGGGGGTCAGCAGTCAGCCCTTCCTCAGGGGTCAGCAGTCAGCCCTTCCTCAGGGGTCAGCAGTCAGCCCTTCCTCAGGGGTCAGCAGTCAGCCCTTCCTCAGGGGTCAGCAGTCAGCCCTTCCTCAGGGGTCAGCAGTCAGCCCTTCCTCAGGGGTCAGCAGTCAGCCCTTCCTCGGGGGTCAGCAGTCAGCCCTTCCTCAGGGGTCAGCCCTTCCTCAGGGGTCAGCAGTCAGCCCTTCCTCAGGGGTCAGCAGTCAGCCCTTCCTCAGGGGTCAGCAGTCAGCCCTTCCTCGGGGGTCAGCAGTCAGCCCTTCCTCAGGGGTCAGCAGTCAGTCCTTCCTCAGGGGTCATCAGTCAGCCCTTCCTCAGGGGTCAGCAGTCAGCCCTTCCTCAGGGGTCAGCAGTCAGCCCTTCCTCAGGGGTCATCAGTCAGCCCTTCCTCAGGGGTCAGCAGTCAGCCCTTCCTCAGGGGTCAGCAGTCAGCCCTTCCTCAGGGGTCAGCAGTCAGCCCTTCCTCAGGGGTCATCAGTCAGCCCTTCCTCAGGGGTCATCAGTCAGCCCTTCCTCAGGGGTCAGCAGTCAGCCCTCACTCAGGGGTCAGCAGTCAGCCCTTCCTCGGGGGTCATCAGTCAGCCCTTCCTCAGGGGTCAGCAGTCAGCCCTTCCTCAGGGGTCATCAGTCAGCCCTTCCTCAGGGGTCATCAGTCAGCCCTTCCTCAGGGGTCAGCAGTCAGCCCTCACTCAGGGGTCAGCATTCAGCCCTTCCTCGGGGGTCATCAGTCAGCCCTTCCTCAGAGGTCATCAGTCAGCCCTTCCTCAGGGGTCAGCAGTCAGCCCTTCCTCAGGGGTCAGCAGTCAGCCCTTCCTCAGGGGTCAGCAGTCAGCCCTTCCTCGGGGGTCATCAGTCAGCCCTTCCTCAGGGGTCAGCAGTCAGCCCTTCCTCAGGGGTCATCAGTCAGCCCTTCCTCAGGGGTCATCAGTCAGCCCTTCCTCAGGGGTCATCAGTCAGCCCTTCCTCAGGGGTCAGCAGTCAGCCCTTCCTCAGGGGTCAGCAGTCAGCCCTTCCTCAGGGGTCATCAGTCAGCCCTTCCTCAGGGGTCAGCAGTCAGCCCGTCCTTAGGGGTCATCAGTCAGCCCTTCCTCAGGGGTCATCAGTCAGCCCTTCCTCAGGGGTCATCAGTCAGCCCTTCCTCAGGGGTCAGCAGTCAGCCCGTCCTTAGGGGTCAGCAGTCAGTCCTTCCTCGGGGGTCAGCAGTCAGGCCATCCTCAGGGGTCAGCATTCAGCCCTTCCTCGGGGGTCAGCAGTCAGCCCTTCCTCAGGGGTCAGCAGTCAGCCCGTCCTTAGGGGTCAGTAGTCAGCCCTTCATCGGGGGTCAGTAG